One part of the Fusobacterium pseudoperiodonticum genome encodes these proteins:
- the ftsY gene encoding signal recognition particle-docking protein FtsY, with amino-acid sequence MGIFDKLFRRNKNVETEEAEKVEEKKEELKEEVKVENTENIEKVENEVVEEAAKVEEPVKVNISQRLTKSKEGFFSKLKNIFTSKSKIDDSIYEELEDLLIQSDVGLGMTTNLINDLEKKVKANKISETSEVYEILKGLMSEFLLSQDSKVHLKDNRINVILIVGVNGVGKTTTIGKLALKYKKLGKKVLLGAGDTFRAAAVEQLEEWARRADVDIVKGREGADPASVVYDTLSKAEATKADVVIIDTAGRLHNKANLMRELEKINNIIKKKIGEQEYESLLVIDGTTGQNGLNQAKEFNSVTDLTGFIVTKLDGTAKGGIVFSVSEELKKPIKFIGLGEKIEDLIEFNAKDFVEAIFN; translated from the coding sequence ATGGGGATATTTGATAAACTTTTTAGAAGAAACAAAAATGTAGAGACAGAAGAAGCAGAAAAAGTTGAAGAGAAAAAAGAAGAACTAAAAGAAGAAGTAAAAGTAGAAAATACAGAGAATATAGAAAAAGTAGAAAATGAAGTTGTAGAAGAAGCTGCTAAGGTTGAAGAACCTGTAAAAGTAAATATTTCTCAAAGATTGACAAAAAGTAAGGAAGGTTTCTTTTCTAAATTAAAAAATATATTTACTTCAAAGAGTAAAATTGATGATTCTATATATGAAGAACTTGAAGATTTATTGATACAATCTGATGTTGGACTTGGTATGACAACAAATTTAATAAATGACTTAGAAAAGAAAGTCAAAGCTAATAAAATTTCTGAAACATCAGAAGTTTATGAAATCTTAAAAGGTTTAATGTCAGAGTTCTTATTATCTCAAGATAGTAAAGTTCATTTAAAAGACAATAGAATAAATGTGATTTTAATTGTGGGAGTAAATGGAGTAGGAAAAACTACAACTATTGGAAAACTTGCATTAAAATACAAAAAGCTTGGAAAAAAAGTTCTTTTAGGAGCAGGGGATACATTTAGAGCAGCAGCAGTTGAACAACTTGAAGAATGGGCAAGAAGAGCAGATGTTGATATAGTTAAAGGAAGAGAAGGAGCAGATCCTGCATCTGTTGTATATGATACTTTAAGTAAAGCAGAAGCAACAAAAGCAGATGTTGTTATAATAGATACTGCTGGAAGATTACATAATAAAGCTAATCTTATGAGAGAGCTTGAAAAAATAAATAATATCATCAAAAAGAAGATTGGTGAACAAGAATATGAGTCTTTATTAGTTATTGATGGAACTACGGGACAAAATGGATTAAATCAAGCAAAAGAATTTAACTCAGTTACTGATTTAACAGGTTTCATTGTTACTAAACTTGATGGAACAGCTAAAGGTGGAATAGTATTTTCTGTTTCTGAAGAATTAAAAAAACCTATTAAATTTATAGGTCTTGGTGAAAAAATTGAAGATTTAATTGAATTTAATGCTAAAGACTTTGTTGAAGCTATATTTAATTAA
- a CDS encoding DUF6612 family protein, producing the protein MKKSLKKILFTVLTVFAVFFVVACGNKEDAKINKEEVLQKSAEAYKNIKSADMLINLKMEPKKSGQPMELTMDVSITLEPIAMKMSMDIKDQNVKLNSFIKDDIMYIQNPIDNSWIKQALPEDVSNQFKNMVNSEDETYEVLKNNLDKVNIKEEGGNYIISVTKDTDFLKEAIKKQNSKVNMAGQNLDLNVDNVTLEYVVDKETYDTKSSVVAFDTNIQGQDVRMTVDSAFSNINNIKEITVPEEALNATATPAN; encoded by the coding sequence ATGAAAAAATCTTTAAAGAAAATTCTGTTTACTGTTTTAACTGTATTTGCTGTATTTTTTGTTGTTGCTTGTGGTAATAAAGAAGATGCCAAAATTAATAAGGAAGAAGTTCTTCAAAAATCTGCAGAAGCATATAAGAATATTAAAAGTGCAGATATGTTAATTAATCTTAAAATGGAACCTAAAAAGAGTGGTCAACCTATGGAACTTACAATGGACGTCTCTATTACATTAGAACCTATTGCTATGAAAATGTCTATGGATATTAAAGATCAAAATGTAAAATTAAATTCTTTTATAAAAGATGATATTATGTATATTCAAAATCCTATAGACAACAGTTGGATTAAACAAGCTCTTCCTGAAGATGTTAGCAATCAATTTAAAAATATGGTAAATAGTGAAGATGAAACTTATGAAGTTCTTAAAAATAACTTAGACAAAGTTAATATTAAAGAAGAAGGTGGAAACTATATTATTTCTGTTACTAAAGATACTGATTTCCTTAAGGAAGCTATAAAGAAGCAAAACTCTAAAGTAAATATGGCTGGACAAAACCTAGATTTAAATGTTGATAATGTTACTTTAGAATATGTAGTAGATAAAGAAACTTATGATACAAAATCTTCAGTTGTAGCTTTTGATACTAATATTCAAGGTCAAGATGTAAGAATGACAGTAGACTCAGCTTTCTCTAATATCAATAACATAAAAGAAATTACTGTTCCTGAAGAAGCCTTAAATGCAACTGCTACACCTGCAAACTAA
- a CDS encoding DUF6612 family protein: protein MKKSFKKILFTILTVFAVFFVVSCGNKEDAKINKEEVLKKAAEVANDIKSGNKLVNTIMEIKGGVTAEYIIDSSIIIEPFSMKLTLEQKGQDAKVTTFVKDGIMYMSNPVDNTWEKQAATFETIEPFKNALDTSTEIYNMLKDHLDKVDIKEKDGNYVISVPKNSDFIKESLKEQMNSIVGQNPDFNPDNVTWEYVIDKETYFPKVLSLSFEAKLDGQDVKVTTTNTLSNINSVGEITIPEEALNSNN from the coding sequence ATGAAAAAATCTTTTAAGAAAATTCTGTTTACTATTTTAACTGTATTTGCTGTGTTTTTTGTTGTTTCTTGTGGTAATAAAGAAGATGCCAAAATTAACAAAGAAGAAGTTCTTAAAAAAGCTGCTGAAGTTGCTAATGATATAAAAAGTGGAAATAAATTAGTAAACACTATAATGGAAATTAAAGGTGGAGTAACTGCAGAGTATATAATTGATAGTTCTATTATCATAGAACCTTTTTCAATGAAACTTACTTTAGAACAAAAAGGTCAAGATGCTAAAGTAACTACTTTTGTGAAAGATGGTATAATGTATATGAGTAATCCTGTGGATAATACTTGGGAAAAACAAGCAGCTACTTTTGAAACTATTGAACCATTTAAAAATGCACTAGATACTTCTACTGAAATTTATAATATGTTAAAAGATCATTTAGATAAAGTTGATATTAAAGAAAAAGATGGAAACTATGTTATTTCTGTTCCTAAAAATTCTGATTTTATTAAAGAATCTTTAAAAGAACAAATGAATTCTATTGTAGGACAAAATCCAGATTTTAATCCTGATAATGTTACTTGGGAATATGTAATTGATAAAGAAACTTATTTCCCAAAAGTTTTATCTTTATCTTTTGAAGCAAAACTTGATGGACAAGATGTTAAAGTAACGACAACTAATACTCTATCTAATATTAATAGTGTTGGGGAAATTACTATTCCTGAAGAAGCTTTAAATTCAAATAATTAA
- a CDS encoding DUF6612 family protein, with protein MKKSLKKILFTILTVFAVFFVVACGNKEDAKINKEEVLQKNVEATNNIKSGNKLVTAKVEIEGGQTIEYIFDISLIKDPFALKTILEAKGEDAKITTFIKDGVMYANTLEDNSWQKLDVSEEDMNKFKIILNDSIEIYEVLKDNLDKISIKEDGGNYIISAAKNSDFLNEYLKSSLSDTIGQNTDLKPNNATLEYIIDKETYFTKSLVLTFDAEVQGQKLKAKTETTFSNINSVEEITVPEEALNSNN; from the coding sequence ATGAAAAAATCTTTAAAGAAAATTTTATTTACTATTTTAACTGTATTTGCTGTATTTTTTGTTGTTGCTTGTGGTAACAAAGAAGATGCTAAAATTAATAAGGAAGAAGTTCTTCAAAAAAATGTAGAAGCCACTAACAATATAAAAAGTGGGAATAAATTAGTAACTGCTAAGGTAGAAATTGAAGGTGGGCAAACTATAGAATATATATTTGATATTTCACTTATCAAGGACCCTTTTGCTTTGAAAACAATTTTAGAAGCAAAAGGAGAAGATGCTAAAATAACTACTTTTATAAAAGATGGTGTGATGTATGCAAACACTCTTGAAGACAATAGTTGGCAAAAACTAGATGTATCCGAAGAAGATATGAATAAATTTAAAATTATATTAAATGATTCTATTGAAATTTATGAAGTACTAAAAGATAATTTAGACAAGATTAGTATTAAAGAAGATGGTGGAAATTATATTATTTCTGCTGCTAAAAATTCTGATTTTCTTAATGAATATCTAAAAAGTTCGCTGTCTGATACAATAGGACAAAATACAGATTTAAAACCTAATAACGCTACTCTAGAATATATAATTGATAAAGAGACATATTTTACAAAATCTTTAGTTTTAACTTTTGATGCTGAAGTTCAAGGACAAAAATTAAAAGCAAAAACAGAAACTACTTTTTCTAACATTAATAGTGTTGAAGAAATTACTGTTCCTGAAGAAGCTTTAAATTCAAATAATTAA
- a CDS encoding MFS transporter, translating to MKKLTTKVQVLYALGVSYAIVDQIFAQWILYFYLPSESSGLKPFMAPVLVSIALAISRLVDMVTDPLVGFLSDKYNSKYGRRIPFVAVGTIPLIIVTIAFFYPPTSSEKASFYYLMLIGSLFFTFYTIVGAPYNALIPEIGRTPEERLNLSTWQSVFRLSYTAIAIILPGILIKIIGGNDVLFGIRGMIIFLCVIVFIGLATTVFTVRERDYSTGEVSNVSFKETIGIIIKNKNFILYLFGMMFFFIGFNNLRAIMNYYVEDIMGYGKKEITIASALLFGAAAICFYPTNKLSKKYGYRKIMLYCLAMLIVSTSMLFFLGKIFPVKFGFALFAIIGIPLAGAAFIFPPAMLSEISTQISEDSGARIEGLSFGIQGFFMKTSFLISIVTLPIILVMGNDVSILSAISSGVSKVEKNGIYLASLSSVFFFIISFIFYYKYSDSKKVNKK from the coding sequence ATGAAAAAATTAACAACAAAAGTCCAAGTGTTATATGCACTCGGAGTAAGCTATGCCATTGTGGATCAAATTTTTGCACAATGGATATTATATTTTTATTTACCTTCAGAAAGCTCAGGTTTAAAACCATTTATGGCTCCTGTTTTAGTTTCAATAGCCTTAGCTATTTCAAGACTTGTAGATATGGTTACAGATCCTTTAGTTGGTTTCTTATCTGATAAATATAATAGTAAATATGGAAGAAGAATCCCCTTTGTTGCAGTTGGAACAATTCCATTAATAATAGTGACAATAGCATTTTTCTATCCACCAACAAGTAGTGAAAAAGCAAGTTTTTACTATTTAATGCTAATTGGTTCACTCTTCTTTACTTTCTATACTATAGTTGGAGCACCTTACAATGCTTTGATTCCCGAAATTGGAAGAACACCTGAAGAGAGATTGAATTTATCAACTTGGCAATCAGTTTTTAGATTATCTTATACAGCAATAGCAATTATTCTACCTGGAATTTTAATTAAAATAATAGGAGGAAATGATGTTCTTTTTGGTATAAGAGGAATGATTATATTTTTGTGTGTGATAGTTTTTATAGGTCTGGCTACAACTGTGTTCACAGTTAGAGAAAGAGACTATTCAACAGGCGAAGTTTCAAATGTAAGTTTTAAAGAAACTATAGGAATTATAATAAAAAATAAGAACTTTATTCTATATCTTTTTGGAATGATGTTCTTCTTCATAGGTTTTAATAATCTAAGAGCTATTATGAACTACTATGTTGAAGATATTATGGGTTATGGAAAAAAAGAAATTACTATTGCTTCAGCATTATTATTTGGAGCAGCAGCTATATGTTTCTATCCAACAAATAAACTATCTAAAAAATATGGATACAGAAAAATTATGCTTTATTGTTTAGCAATGTTGATTGTTTCAACATCTATGCTATTTTTCTTAGGAAAGATATTCCCAGTTAAATTTGGGTTTGCATTATTTGCTATTATTGGGATACCTCTTGCAGGAGCAGCATTTATCTTCCCACCAGCAATGTTAAGTGAAATAAGTACACAGATTAGTGAAGACTCAGGTGCAAGAATAGAAGGACTTTCATTCGGTATACAAGGTTTCTTTATGAAAACTTCATTTTTAATCTCAATAGTTACTTTACCAATAATTTTAGTTATGGGAAATGATGTTAGCATATTATCAGCAATTTCAAGTGGAGTAAGTAAAGTTGAAAAGAATGGAATTTACCTAGCTTCTTTAAGTTCAGTATTTTTCTTTATCATATCATTTATTTTTTATTATAAATATTCTGATAGTAAAAAGGTTAATAAAAAATAA
- a CDS encoding YgiQ family radical SAM protein, with translation MKFLPTTKEEMKSLGWDSIDVLLISGDTYLDTSYNGSALVGKWLVEHGFKVGIIAQPEVDVPDDITRLGEPNLFFAISGGCVDSMVANYTATKKRRQQDDFTPGGENNKRPDRAVLVYSNMIRRFFKGTTKKIVISGIESSLRRITHYDYWTNKLRKPILFDAKADILSYGMGEMSMLQLANALKNGEDWQNIRGLCYLSKEPKEDYLSLPSHAECLADKDKFIEAFHTFYLNCDPITAKGLCQKCDDRYLIQNPPSESYSEEIMDKIYSMEFARDVHPYYKKMGAVRALDTIKYSVTTHRGCYGECNFCAIAIHQGRTIMSRSQNSIVEEVKNIAETPKFHGNISDVGGPTANMYGLECKKKLKLGACPDRRCLYPKKCPHLQVNHNNQVELLKKLKKIPNIKKIFIASGIRYDMILDDNKCGQMYLKEIIKDHISGQMKIAPEHTEDKILGLMGKDGKSCLNEFKNQFYKINNELGKKQFLTYYLIAAHPGCKDKDMMDLKKYASQELRVNPEQVQIFTPTPSTYSTLMYYTEKDPFTNQKLFVEKDNSKKQKQKDIVTEKRNNNNYKKR, from the coding sequence ATGAAATTTTTACCAACTACAAAAGAAGAAATGAAAAGTTTAGGTTGGGACAGTATAGATGTACTTCTAATTTCAGGAGATACATATTTGGACACTTCATATAATGGAAGTGCCTTAGTAGGAAAATGGCTAGTGGAACATGGCTTCAAAGTTGGTATAATTGCTCAACCTGAGGTTGATGTTCCTGATGATATAACTCGTTTAGGTGAACCTAACTTGTTCTTTGCTATATCTGGTGGTTGTGTGGATTCTATGGTTGCAAACTATACTGCAACTAAAAAAAGAAGACAACAAGATGATTTTACTCCAGGTGGAGAGAATAATAAAAGACCAGATAGAGCAGTTTTAGTCTACTCAAATATGATACGTAGATTCTTTAAAGGAACTACAAAAAAGATTGTAATAAGTGGAATTGAATCTAGTCTAAGAAGAATAACTCACTATGATTATTGGACTAATAAACTAAGAAAACCTATTCTATTTGATGCAAAAGCTGATATTTTATCCTATGGTATGGGAGAAATGTCTATGTTACAACTAGCAAATGCTTTAAAGAATGGAGAAGATTGGCAAAATATCAGAGGGCTTTGTTACTTAAGTAAAGAGCCTAAAGAAGATTATTTATCTTTACCATCTCATGCTGAATGCCTTGCAGATAAAGATAAGTTTATTGAAGCTTTTCATACTTTTTATTTAAATTGTGATCCAATAACTGCTAAGGGACTTTGTCAAAAATGTGATGATAGATATTTAATTCAAAATCCTCCTTCTGAAAGCTATTCAGAAGAGATAATGGATAAGATATATTCTATGGAATTTGCTAGAGATGTACATCCTTATTATAAAAAAATGGGAGCAGTTAGAGCACTTGACACTATAAAATACTCTGTTACTACTCATAGAGGTTGTTATGGAGAATGTAACTTCTGTGCAATAGCTATTCATCAAGGTAGAACGATTATGTCAAGAAGCCAAAATTCAATAGTAGAAGAAGTTAAAAATATTGCTGAAACTCCTAAATTTCATGGAAATATTTCTGATGTAGGTGGACCAACTGCAAATATGTATGGACTTGAATGTAAGAAAAAATTAAAATTAGGAGCTTGTCCTGATAGAAGATGTCTATATCCTAAAAAATGTCCTCATCTTCAAGTTAATCATAATAATCAAGTAGAACTTTTAAAGAAGCTAAAAAAGATACCTAATATAAAGAAAATTTTTATAGCTTCTGGAATTAGATATGATATGATTTTAGATGACAACAAATGTGGACAGATGTATTTGAAAGAAATAATAAAAGACCATATCTCAGGACAAATGAAAATTGCACCTGAACATACAGAAGATAAAATTTTAGGTTTAATGGGTAAAGATGGGAAATCTTGCTTAAATGAATTTAAAAATCAATTCTATAAGATAAATAATGAACTGGGTAAAAAGCAATTTTTAACATATTATTTAATTGCAGCTCACCCAGGTTGTAAAGATAAAGATATGATGGATTTAAAAAAATATGCCTCACAAGAATTAAGAGTTAATCCTGAGCAGGTACAGATTTTTACACCTACTCCATCAACTTATTCAACTTTGATGTACTATACTGAAAAAGATCCTTTTACAAATCAAAAATTATTTGTTGAAAAGGACAATAGCAAGAAGCAAAAGCAAAAAGATATAGTTACAGAAAAAAGAAATAATAATAACTATAAAAAAAGGTAG